The following proteins come from a genomic window of Halictus rubicundus isolate RS-2024b chromosome 8, iyHalRubi1_principal, whole genome shotgun sequence:
- the L(2)k09022 gene encoding HEAT repeat containing 1 homolog l(2)k09022, with protein MATSLAEQLKKLRTPQTNILLQDRKRLSLLFDPKEAANLDRETALNIGQNGLQELIKLSDLFLEFERTLFAQSSLSLERSVQDIKVNKKLDGEIERFLILLSPYFLLNNAHKVLEWLIYRFRVHEFNRDQFLLLILPYHETRMFVRALQLLNLSDAADKWHWLEPLQKPGVPLASITLINRLSTDNALLKLICSHVANATKVYSEKATCLSTLYAFYTTSILGIINRLPTMSEVQIGHMLPTILKGLETPIGDFAASTYMILSMLMSKMQLNNETTEKLLLKIFKKTHLKEEALTLLFFMYNTPVHPLTTVSKGLAVRLSELSWFIPLAIKLQSSNTNTLKFIVPLVQTSCSVIMEEFPEGAPSTTSKVQNMVSEILIRVKLDNNGVDSILWNVLEKEFLTKNTSSEAKNFLMSLCQCLERTYPERFDDYLKRLMRRSDNDNDSKLALQFLTSWHFGAKDTQDSMGILDRLIHISPEQRIMALESLAKKNLNFPESVQQMLTNTLLARFTDSEVNVVQALLSVPTERLTSLIPVDMLVDELKVLLSTCHSSHRKPLAKPALKILLALCEVGDDTSVFITALPYMFPNDDADVSAAMEVLKSNFAKKNAYMQCVQKDLGKSPNAEAVSSAAFHNILNWQLLPQPESILTAMKQQMSHGDAGSMFFKLILLGSVCRVPVGSLKDEIASEVIEMAADMIKKFPQVKMIQNCNNITGNNIKCAIELTSQGVLPLQVGTYVLEMVHRRLDLKQNSKFDFENNPHRSNLILRLLEIFFEGITERRWFRHYYRCLQIFFQRHFATVRDLLRFLSQLYIKPVKVQTSYHCLKISLVLLDQCKSRQWVFQDKVFVTNLLLSLARENNDCRTAAIDILKKLVQTFSFTKEPFLALLQELNTWSSEISIDPDQLSLSLYVLLSPDPDVCAQVKSDLRKRLQQAQQSLFNLIMDPETPIHIISQLLDILVHVDGPTILQQLAPLGLQLLRTLSTESKNKFAGNALKNILRRFNSATAKALTEDQVWQLFEASIIEHKVEVVSEDGVQQSPSVILLKQIQKTFFESVGKISSDLQNKILTKLVDVLSDCDMSNVISTANRAIRRIHVNAQLIVNELRKMKNLKDQQVNDATAKRKKRLSYVHNIPDPTIINRKEWKHGVTLLEFVQSADNIEQEELLYPILFDLLKTCLSFEEQSPIEYTNQLLLSTIHRLAVKKLPISDAHLQVDMITQCIRTSRNPQTHHHALLVLVELLKIVDVRCALYTIMPIFTFMGSSVVRQDDAYSIQIISKTIETVFPIINAAENETHACEILRTFIISLPDIPEHRRTPLFVKLLQLLDNHFHLYYLLTFESHVVARTMRITNQKTAGQRLEFALQVSQEFPPARLIQVCVKLAQFMKELPIDIEGEEDRKAAMSFKYKHIFDVANSSPKHLRHYKYILVQFLSNLLSSPDFINRVAELDSSEADNMKAYYDQLMVELILLIQSTSKNADKHQGKPLAKYWKVLLHHLYDVLDLVNNLLPNGTFLFSVKRLMEHELLTVNRKALELLNARLQQRKFGEEDYADLMSLIEPLLEIIQTKTKSETQEQEIVQQTVLITLKLLAKLLAADNPTVFKPILDMTTELLKTREGPVLGSAALCVAELCSSMRIHAIHSLNKFVPAILQLLENHCHQDVPDVIVVSIVSALQKIVDSVGNFLSLYLDQLLSELARLNSLYTDTEHPKIGVVVSRLRATTQKLSSCIPLRVLLPAVNRTYNTLFSKKSYQCIPALMTVLAESFNSVQPNELSAAIPDLGTFFLKVLQLREDLNSSEGDMEVDGAELTLEDVVVVEENASKALVALVLKLSEATFRPLYYKLYDWAARNPQHKQRSITFYRLSANIAESLKSLFVLFAGHFLKHAAVLLSSNNPAITEEPQEMTLPEETNKIELVEAILLTLYRVFSYDAHNFVNQERVETLAQPIVDQLENTMGGREEYEKRASELVVPCIAAFANAIADDSLHKQLVYQTLLKTRHAKPHVRSAALNALVEIVRKLGEDFMPLLPETIPFLAELLEDEDEATEKCAQNAVRTLEEILGEPLQKYF; from the exons ATGGCTACATCCCTTGCGGAACAATTGAAGAAGCTGAGGACTCCTCAGACCAATATACTCCTACAAGACAGGAAGCGCCTTAGCTTGCTCTTCGACCCTAAAGAGGCTGCCAACCTAGACAGAGAAACAGCCTTGAACATAG gTCAAAATGGACTACAGGAATTAATAAAGCTATCAGACTTGTTTTTGGAGTTCGAGAGGACACTCTTTGCACAAAGTTCCTTGAGCCTCGAGCGTTCTGTGCAAGATATCAAAGTCAATAAGAAGCTGGATGGAGAGATTGAAAGGTTTCTCATTCTCTTGTCTCCATACTTTCTACTCAATAATGCTCACAAGGTACTCGAATGGTTGATATACAGATTTCGTGTACATGAATTCAATAGAGACCAATTTCTCTTGCTAATATTACCTTACCACGAGACCAGAATGTTTGTGAGAGCGTTACAGCTGCTAAATTTGTCAGATGCAGCTGATAAGTGGCATTGGTTAGAGCCTCTTCAAAAGCCTGGTGTTCCTTTAGCTTCTATAACACTGATCAATCGTCTTAGCACCGATAATGCTCTGTTAAAGCTCATTTGCAGTCATGTTGCCAATGCCACAAAAGTATATTCAGAGAAAGCAACTTGTCTGAGCACTCTATACGCGTTTTACACTACATCTATTTTGGGGATTATTAATCGGTTGCCCACGATGTCCGAGGTTCAGATAGGTCATATGTTACCGACCATTCTGAAGGGCTTAGAGACTCCTATAGGCGATTTCGCAGCTAGCACTTACATGATCCTATCGATGTTGATGAGCAAAATGCAATTGAACAACGAGACGACCGAGAAGTTGCTTTTGAAGATATTCAAGAAAACGCATCTCAAGGAAGAAGCGCTGACTTTGTTATTTTTCATGTACAACACACCTGTTCACCCACTCACCACAGTCTCGAAAGGCCTCGCTGTTCGATTATCAGAGCTCTCCTGGTTCATTCCTCTGGCAATAAAGCTTCAGTCATCCAACACGAATACGCTGAAGTTCATCGTGCCTCTAGTGCAAACTAGTTGTAGCGTGATCATGGAGGAATTTCCAGAAGGGGCTCCATCAACAACGTCGAAAGTTCAGAACATGGTGAGCGAGATTCTGATTCGAGTCAAACTGGACAATAACGGCGTGGATAGCATACTGTGGAACGTTTTGGAGAAAGAATTCCTCACAAAAAACACGTCCAGCGAGGCGAAGAACTTCTTAATGAGTTTGTGCCAATGTCTCGAGAGGACCTATCCCGAAAGATTCGACGACTACTTGAAGCGTCTTATGAGACGCAGCGACAACGACAATGACTCTAAGCTAGCACTGCAGTTCCTTACGTCATGGCATTTCGGAGCCAAAGACACGCAGGATTCCATGGGGATCCTGGACAGATTAATTCACATTAGCCCAGAGCAAAGGATTATGGCTTTGGAGTCCCTAGCTAAAAAGAATTTGAACTTCCCGGAAAGTGTTCAGCAGATGCTGACAAATACATTACTAGCTAGGTTTACTGATAGCGAGGTGAATGTGGTCCAGGCTTTGCTGTCCGTGCCCACGGAACGTTTAACAAGTCTCATTCCCGTGGACATGTTGGTGGACGAGTTGAAAGTATTGCTTTCGACGTGCCATAGTAGTCATAGAAAACCATTAGCGAAGCCAGCGCTAAAAATCCTTTTAGCGCTCTGCGAAGTGGGAGACGACACCAGCGTCTTCATCACAGCCTTGCCATATATGTTTCCAAACGACGACGCTGATGTATCGGCTGCTATGGAAGTACTGAAGTCGAATTTCGCTAAGAAAAATGCTTACATGCAGTGCGTCCAGAAGGACTTAGGCAAATCGCCTAACGCAGAGGCAGTATCATCGGCAGCCTTCCACAATATACTAAACTGGCAGCTGTTGCCCCAGCCGGAAAGCATACTGACCGCCATGAAGCAACAAATGAGTCATGGTGATGCAGGCTCCATGTTCTTCAAGCTGATCTTGTTAGGATCCGTGTGCAGAGTACCTGTTGGCTCTCTGAAAGACGAGATCGCCTCGGAAGTGATCGAGATGGCCGCAGACATGATCAAGAAGTTCCCCCAAGTCAAGATGATCCAGAACTGCAACAACATAACTGGTAACAATATAAAGTGCGCTATTGAATTGACCTCGCAGGGAGTCCTGCCACTCCAAGTGGGCACGTACGTCCTTGAAATGGTCCACAGGCGGTTGGATCTGAAGCAAAACTCCAAGTTCGACTTCGAGAACAATCCACACCGGAGCAACTTGATACTGAGACTCCTCGAAATATTCTTCGAGGGAATAACCGAAAGACGCTGGTTCAGGCATTACTACAGATGCTTGCAGATATTCTTCCAGAGACACTTCGCTACGGTGAGAGATCTGCTCCGCTTTCTGTCTCAATTGTACATCAAACCAGTCAAGGTACAAACGTCGTATCACTGCCTGAAAATATCTCTGGTGCTTCTAGACCAGTGCAAGTCGAGGCAGTGGGTGTTCCAGGACAAGGTCTTCGTGACCAACTTGCTGCTCTCGCTCGCTAGGGAGAATAACGATTGCCGAACAGCCGCGATAGACATCCTGAAAAAGCTCGTGCAAACCTTCAGCTTCACGAAGGAGCCGTTTTTGGCGTTGCTCCAGGAACTGAACACATGGAGTTCGGAAATATCCATCGACCCCGATCAGTTGTCTCTGTCTCTTTACGTTCTGCTTTCCCCAGATCCAGATGTGTGCGCGCAAGTGAAGTCCGATTTGCGGAAGAGGCTGCAACAGGCGCAGCAGTCGTTGTTCAATCTGATCATGGATCCCGAGACTCCGATCCATATTATATCGCAACTGCTGGACATCTTGGTCCACGTGGACGGGCCAACAATACTCCAACAACTAGCACCCCTAGGGCTCCAGCTTCTGCGGACCCTGTCCACCGAGTCCAAAAACAAATTCGCCGGAAACGCGCTGAAGAACATTCTCCGGAGATTCAACAGCGCAACAGCGAAAGCTCTCACCGAGGATCAGGTGTGGCAGCTGTTCGAGGCTAGCATAATAGAGCACAAGGTCGAGGTGGTCTCAGAAGACGGGGTTCAGCAGTCGCCGAGTGTCATCCTTCTGAAGCAGATACAGAAGACATTCTTCGAAAGCGTTGGAAAAATATCATCCGACCTTCAAAACAAGATCCTGACGAAGTTAGTGGACGTGCTCTCTGACTGTGACATGAGCAACGTCATTTCCACGGCTAATAGGGCTATCAGGAGGATACATGTGAACGCGCAGCTAATCGTGAACGAGCTGCGGAAGATGAAAAATCTCAAAGACCAGCAGGTAAATGATGCCACGGCGAAGAGGAAGAAGCGGTTGAGCTATGTGCACAACATACCCGACCCGACCATAATCAACAGGAAGGAATGGAAGCACGGAGTGACGCTGTTGGAGTTCGTGCAGAGCGCGGACAACATCGAGCAAGAGGAACTGCTGTATCCAATTTTATTCGACTTGTTGAAGACGTGCCTCAGCTTCGAGGAACAGAGTCCCATAGAGTACACCAATCAACTGCTGCTGTCCACGATCCACAGGCTTGCTGTGAAGAAGTTGCCTATAAGTGATGCTCATCTCCAAGTGGATATGATCACCCAGTGTATCAGGACATCGAGAAACCCACAGACTCATCATCATGCTTTGCTGGTTCTGGTGGAGTTGTTGAAGATAGTCGACGTCCGATGCGCTCTGTACACCATCATGCCTATATTCACCTTCATGGGCAGTTCTGTGGTTCGTCAGGACGACGCTTACTCGATACAGATAATCTCCAAGACCATCGAGACGGTGTTTCCCATCATCAACGCGGCGGAAAACGAGACCCACGCTTGTGAGATCCTGAGGACGTTCATCATCTCTCTGCCCGATATTCCTGAGCACAGAAGGACGCCTTTGTTCGTGAAGCTGCTGCAGCTGCTGGACAATCACTTCCACCTGTACTATCTCCTCACCTTCGAGAGCCACGTTGTCGCCAGAACAATGCGCATTACCAACCAGAAGACAGCCGGCCAGAGGCTCGAGTTCGCCCTGCAGGTGTCCCAGGAGTTTCCACCTGCCAGGCTCATCCAAGTTTGCGTGAAGCTCGCGCAGTTCATGAAAGAACTACCGATAGACATAGAGGGAGAGGAAGACAGAAAGGCAGCCATGTCCTTCAAGTACAAGCACATCTTCGACGTCGCGAACAGCAGCCCCAAACACCTGAGACACTACAAGTACATCCTGGTCCAGTTCCTGAGTAACTTGTTATCATCTCCTGACTTTATTAACCGAGTTGCTGAGCTAGACTCCAGCGAGGCGGATAATATGAAGGCTTATTACGATCAGCTGATGGTGGAGTTGATCTTGTTGATCCAGAGCACCTCGAAGAACGCTGACAAGCACCAGGGCAAACCTTTGGCGAAGTACTGGAAGGTGCTTCTGCATCATCTGTATGACGTGCTGGATTTGGTCAACAATTTGTTACCGAATGGTACCTTCTTGTTCAGCGTGAAGCGTCTGATGGAACATGAGCTGCTGACAGTGAACAGAAAGGCGTTAGAGCTTTTAAACGCTCGTCTACAGCAACGCAAGTTCGGGGAAGAGGACTATGCTGATCTGATGAGTTTGATCGAGCCGCTGCTGGAGATCATTCAGACTAAGACGAAATCCGAGACTCAAGAGCAGGAGATTGTTCAGCAGACTGTTCTTATTACGCTGAAGCTGCTAGCTAAATTGCTAGCTGCAGATAATCCTACAGTGTTCAAACCGATCCTCGACATGACCACCGAGCTTCTGAAGACGAGAGAGGGTCCAGTGCTAGGCAGCGCAGCGCTCTGCGTAGCCGAACTTTGCAGCTCCATGCGCATCCATGCTATTCACAGCTTGAACAAGTTCGTCCCAGCCATTTTGCAGCTGCTGGAGAACCATTGTCATCAAGACGTGCCTGATGTAATAGTGGTCAGCATAGTCAGCGCGTTGCAGAAGATCGTCGACTCCGTTGGCAACTTCCTGTCCCTCTACTTGGACCAATTGTTATCCGAATTGGCACGATTGAATTCTTTATACACTGACACCGAACACCCGAAGATTGGTGTGGTGGTGTCGAGGTTGAGAGCAACCACGCAGAAACTATCTAGTTGCATACCACTTAGAGTACTTCTGCCAGCAGTGAACAGAACGTACAATACATTGTTCAGTAAAAAGTCCTATCAGTGTATTCCTGCGCTGATGACTGTCCTGGCAGAGTCATTCAACAGTGTTCAACCGAATGAATTAAGTGCGGCTATACCTGATCTAGGTACCTTCTTCTTGAAGGTCCTACAGCTGCGGGAAGATTTGAATAGTTCCGAGGGTGACATGGAAGTAGATGGTGCTGAACTGACCTTGGAAGATGTAGTGGTCGTTGAAGAAAACGCGAGTAAAGCGCTGGTCGCCTTGGTCCTGAAACTGAGCGAGGCCACGTTCAGACCTCTGTATTACAAGCTGTATGACTGGGCTGCCAGGAATCCACAGCACAAGCAGCGAAGCATCACTTTCTACAG ACTCTCAGCCAACATAGCAGAGTCTCTGAAATCGTTATTCGTGCTATTTGCTGGTCATTTCCTCAAGCATGCAGCAGTATTGTTGAGCAGCAACAATCCAGCAATCACAGAGGAACCTCAAGAAATGACTCTACCAGAAGAGACCAACAAAATCGAGCTGGTTGAAGCTATTTTGCTGACGCTCTACCGAGTCTTCAGCTACGACGCCCACAATTTTGTGAATCAGGAGAGGGTAGAGACCTTGGCACAGCCAATTGTAGATCAACTGGAGAACACTATGGGAGGCAGAGAAGAGTATGAGAAGAGGGCTAGCGAATTAGTGGTTCCTTGTATAGCAGCATTCGCTAACGCCATTGCTGACGACTCTCTACACAAGCAGCTGGTCTACCAAACGTTGCTGAAAACTAGACACGCGAAACCTCATGTCAGGAGTGCTGCATTGAACGCGTTG GTGGAGATCGTAAGGAAGCTAGGAGAAGACTTTATGCCGCTGTTACCGGAGACTATACCTTTCTTAGCGGAGTTATTAGAGGATGAGGATGAAGCTACGGAAAAGTGTGCACAAAACGCAGTACGCACATTGGAGGAGATCTTAGGGGAACCGTTGCAAAAGTACTTTTAA